Sequence from the Rhodococcus jostii RHA1 genome:
GCGAGGACGCCGACCGCCGCCGCAGGTGGGCCGGCGAATTGGGCGACTACGTGTTGGCGGTCGGCGGTATCGAACCGCGCAAGGGCAGCATCGACCTGGTGGAGGCGTACGCACTGCTCGTGAAGGAGCGACCCGAACTGCGGCTGGTGTTCGCCGGCGGCGAGACCCTGTTCGACTACCGGGGGTACCGGGCCGAGTTCGACCGACGGGCCGCAGAGCTGGGTGTCACGCCGACCATCCTCGGAACGATCGACGACGCCGAACTCCCCTCGCTGGTGGCCCAGGCGCGCTCGTTCGCCTTCCTCTCCACCAAGGAGGGATTCGGGCTGGCCGCGATGGAAGCCCTGGCGGCAGGCGTTCCCGTCGTCGCACGTGACCTGCCGGTCCTCCGGGAGGTCTTTCGCGGGACGGTCCGGTACGCGTCCACCCACGAGGAGATGGCACGCGCCCTGACCGAACCTGCCGACGGCTCCTCCCTCGACGCGGGGCGCGCCTTCGCTCGCTCACATCGATGGGACGACGTCGCGCAGAAGCACCTCGAGTTCTATCGAGAGGTCGCGGTGCACCGCTGACTCAGTCGGCGCTCTTGATGGTCTTCATCGTGATCAACGAGGTGACCCGCGAGACCGCGGGGAGCCCGCTGAGTTTGGTAGCCATGAAGTTCTCGTACGTCGCGAGGTCGCGGACCGCCACCCGGATGAAGTAGTCGGGGATCCCGAACAGCCTCCGGCATTCGATCACCTCGTCGAAGGCGGCGACCCGCGACTCGAACTGCTCGATGGTCGCCTGGTCGTTCACCCCGATCTCGGCGGTGACGATCACCTGGAAACCCCGATCGAGCGCTTCCTGGCTGACGATGGCGCGGTAGCCGGTGATGACTCCGTCCGCCTCGAGCTTCTTGACCCGGCGCAGGCACGGGGAGGGAGTGAGACCCACGAGATCCGCCAATTCCGTGTTGGTCAGACTGGAGTCGTTCCGCAGGTGGTCGAGAATTGCGTGATCGATATCGTCCATTGAACTATTATTGCGCAGAGTGCGCCGAATGGGCATTCTCTCGCAATCGTGCACCTGGATAGTTGCTATAGATTTGCGTGGTGATCGATCCAGTTACCCTCTCGACGACCGCCGTCGTCGACCCCGACCCCCGGCAGTCCCCGGAGTGGCGTCGCGCCCTGCAGGCGTCCCTCCCCGTCGGAATCGGGCTGGTCCCGCTGGGGATCGCCCTCGGGGTGCTCGTCGTCCAGCAGGGGCTCAACCCGTGGTGGGCGATGGTCTTCACGTCGCTGATCTACGCCGGTTCCCTCGAGTTCATCGCGGTCGGCATGGTGGCCGCGATGACGCCGCTCCCGTACATCGCGCTGACCGCGTTGCTGGTGAACTTCCGGCACGTGTTCTACGCCTTGAGCTTTCCCCTCGACAGGGTGAAGGGCCGCCTTGCCCGCTTCTACAGCATGTTCGCGCTGACCGACGAGGCCTACGCCATGACGGTCACCGGCGACCGGAAGTCGATGTCCGGGCGGGTCATCGTGTACTCGCAGGTGTATCTCCACGCGTACTGGATCGGTGGAGCGATGCTCGGAGCGACCGCGGCGCAATGGATCCCGGAGAACATCGTCGGCCTCGACTTCGCACTGACCGCGCTGTTCGTCGTGTTGTCCATCGAAGCCATCCGGGCCCAGCGCGGTTTCGCGGTTCCCTCGATGGCCGTGATGTGTGCGCTGATCGCGCGACTGGTCGACCCCGAACACATGCTGCCGATAGCGATGGGCGCCTTCGTGGGCCTGCTCGTCATCCGCTACCTCGTCACCCGGCGAAAGGTGCGCACCGATGCCTGACCCCGGTTACATCCTCGCGGCCATCGCGATCATGGCGATCGTCACGTTCGCCCTGCGCGCCGTCCCCTTCGCGATCGTCATGCCGTTGCGCTCGTCCGCACTCGTCGGCTACCTCGGTGTCTACCTGCCCGCCGGGATCATGCTGATCCTGGTGGCGTACTCCCTGAAGAGCGTGTCCGTCACCGCCCCCTCGCACGGGATCCCCGAACTGATCGCGGTGGGGGCGACGGCCGCGGTGCACCTGTGGCGCAAGAATGCGGTGCTCTCGATCGTCCTCGGAACCGGGCTCTACGTCGTCCTCATGAACTGGGTATTCGCCTGAGCCCGGCGCGCCTCACGTTTACGACGCAACCACACGGGTAGGCAGGAACCACAAGACAGTCGGCCGTTTCTCGGGAAGGACGCACTGATGAGTGAACAAGATGCACGCTCGGTGACCGGTGTTCGGGACAAGGACTACAACCTGATTTGGTTCGTCGAAGCGTCACTGAGCAACGCGCTGCGTCTCGAGGGCTACATCTCGGATGCCGACATGGACGGCGACGCCGAGTTGGCCGACTTCTTCCGCCGCGCCCAGGCCGTCAGCCGAAAGGGTGGCGATCTGGGCAAGGCCATGCTGGCCGCCCGCCTGAAGAAAGAACAGTAGGTCCACCGCAGAACGAAAACCGCCGGCACCAAATGGTGCCGGCGGCTTCTGCGACGGTGCCGTCATATCGCCTCTCGGCAAGTGGTCGCTCTCGGCGACAATTTTAATGTGGTACCCGGGGTATGTCCGACACCGTCGACGGATTCAACAGTACCGTCCTCGGAGATATTCCGCCGCTCCGGCGTCACACTTCGTCGTCAGCCGTCGGATGCGCGATCGCGAGCAGCGCCGGCGCACCTCGGCCCGGCCAGGTGCCCTCGAGGGTGTGCGAGCCGACGGGCGCGACCCGATCCGGATCGATCACGCGGAACACCCGCACGCCGATCTGGTCCGTCGTGATGACGGTGGCCGTTCCCTCATTCACACAGGTCACAGCATCGATGACCGGTACCGGCGAGCCCACCGAGCCGGAACCCGACACTCTGGTGGTCACCTCTCGGCGCTCGCCGGGTGTGGCGAACTGGAGTTCCGCCTCGGTCCCTCCCGTCAGGATCGCCGTCGCGAGCGCACCGGCGTACACCGGGTCGACGCACGCGTCGTAGACCCAGCGCTCACCCAGCACGGAATGCTGCATCGTGGTGATCAACGACGCCTCCGCACCGGCCATTGGGGCACCGCGATAGGTCACCGGCACCTGCACGACCCGCCCGTCCGCCGTCCGGACCAGGTGGGTTTCGATGCCGACATCCCCGGCCGGATCGTCGAAGCGGTACGCACCGACGACCTCGACGGACGACGCGTCGGCGGACCCGATCCAGGGCTGGCGCGGAACCCAGTCACCGAGCATCTCGGCCTTGGACGGGGACAGCTGAGCGTGATGGATGAGAGCCACGCGGGCGACGGTACCGCGTCACCAAGTGCCGCGACGACAGCGCCGATCAGGATCGGGACGCCGCAGTGAGCTTGGCGATGTCGGCGGCGTAGACGGTCATCCACTGCGGATGCAGCCGGTAGTAGACAACGTCGTTATCCCAGTCGAAGAAGTCTTCGCCGTAGAAGCCCTTGAAGTAGGCGAGCAGGTCCGGCCAGTCCGCGGCCGGCTCGCCCTCCTCGGGGTTGAGGATCTCCACCGTGCCGTGCGTGAACACACCCAGGTCCTCACCGCGCAGGTGCGCAGCACTGACGGCGGGCCGGGCGGCGAGGTGGCGGGCCTTGGCGGCGCCCCGCGCCGTGCCGAAGTGCCACTTCCCGTGCAGGAAGTGCCCGTCCACACCGCTGATGCGCGGTTCGCCCTTGGCTGTGACGGTGGACAGGGCGAGGGTGCACATGCCGGTGACGACCTGGGTGAGCTGCTCCGCGGTCAGGGTGCTCCCGGTGTTGATGATCGAACGCAGATGTGCGGTGGAGCGGGACAGGGAGGCGTCGAGGAGGGTTTGGAGCTCGTCGAGCTCTTCTCGTGTTTCGCGCATGGAGGTCCTTGTCTGCGTCGATGTCGATCCGGGGTCCGGTCCACGTCCACCATCGGCGCCGAACGGTGCAACCATGCTCGCACCGAGACCCTGACAACCTGTGTCAGGTTTCGCTCACATCACCGGGACGGAGGAGATTCGGGCTGCGTCAACGTGGCGGTCAGGCCCGCGAGGAGGATGTCGACGCCGCGTTCGAGTTCGGCGGCCCCGTCGTAGGACGCCAGAACCGGTGCCAGGCCCCGGATCATTGGGAACTCGCCGATCGGCAGGCGGTGAAGGCCGAGGCGCAGAAGGTCGTCGGACTCGTCGGGACGCTCGACGAGCTCCTGCAGTTCATTGAGGACGTGGCCGTAGAGGAAGCCGAACAATGCCCGATAGACGTGCAAGGCATCGGCGTCGGTGAACCCCGCCTTGGTGAGCAGGGTCAGGATGTCCTCGAGCGGACGCAGGGTGCCGAGCGGCCTGAGCCCGAGCGGCGTGGACAGCGGCCTCGTGACCAGTAGCGGGACCACCTGAGGATGGGTGAGGGCCAATCGGCGAAAGCCCCGCGCGACCTCCCGCAGCTGCGTGGCCCAGTCGCCGTCGTCGGTGTCGACCTCGAGTTCTTCGAGGACACGCTCGGCGACCCCGTCGAGCAACGCGGCCTTGTTCGGCGCGTGGCGGTACAGGGTCATCGGGTCGCGGCCGAGTGCTTTACCGAGGCGGCGCATGGACAGCCCGTCGATGCCGTCACGGTCGATGATCTCGAGCGCGCACGCGAGTATCCGCTCACGGGTCATCGGGCCACCGTCGGAGTGGATCGATCGACGCTCGGGCATCTTCGCCATCACGGCACCTTCCCTCCCTTCTAACTGTAGGCCTAAACCGTAGATCTACAGTGTTGACATGCGAGGAAATCCGGCGTTGACTTAGTGGTGCAACGTGGGCCACAGGAGGCCGTCATGATCGTCCGAGATCGTCGGAGTCGCAAGCGTGTTGAACTCCAGCGGTGACACACACCCCGCTGACGAACGACCATTGGTCCGCGCCCGCCGCGCAACCGAGAAACGAGAAACACCGCCATGAGTATCGGGAAAAAGCTTCGCCACAAAGCTGAAACCGCCGAAGGCTCCGCCAAGAAGACCGTCGGGAAGGCGCTCGGAAACGAGCGCATGGAAGCCGAGGGACGCGCGCAGGAAGCCAAGGGCAAAGCCAAGCAAGCCGGCGACCAGATCAAGCAGGCAGGGCAGAAGATCAAGAAAATATTCACCCGCTGACCCTCCACACCAGTCCAAACCTCGACCCCCGTCCCGAAATCAGGCCCCATCATGATCATTCTCGGAATCATCCTCGCCATAGTCGGCTTGGTCCTCAGCGTCCCGGTACTCCTTTACATCGGGATAGCGCTCATCATCATCGGAGTGGTGCTCGAGGTCATGGGCATGGCCGGGCATGCGGTCGCGGGCCGACGCCACTACTACTGACGCACAGCCGGTCCGGGGTGGGTCCGGAATCTGGAGTAGACCATGGCGATATCCGACATCAAGGAATATGCGCACCTCTCAGCGGAGGACGTCGAGGCGCTCAGGACCGAACTCGACGCGATCAGGCGGGATATCACCGATTCACTCGGTGAGCGCGATGCCACCTACATCCGCCGCACAATCGCCTTCCAGCGCGGGCTGGATGCCGCTGCGCGGCTGGTGATTCACGCAAGCCGGACGCGCGTCGGATGGGCACTCGGGACCACGGCTCTCGCCGTGGCCAAGAGTGTGGAGAACATGGAGATCGGGCACAACGTGTCCCACGGCCAGTGGGACTGGATGAACGACCCGGAAATCCACTCCAGCACCTGGGAGTGGGACATGGCGGGCCTGTCGTCCCAGTGGCAGTACTCCCACAACTATCGCCACCACGTGTTCAGCAACGTGATCGGGATGGACGACGACCTCGGATTCGGCGTCATCCGCATCACCCGCGACCAGCCGTGGAAACCGGACAACCTTCTGCAACCGCTGCGGAACCTGTTGCTGGCGGCCACGTTCGAATGGGGTATCGCCCTGCACGGGCTGTATTCCGAACAGGAGCGCGCAGGCACCGCCGCCGAGAAGTCCGGCCACACCCGAGCACTGATCGGCAAGATAGCCCGGCAGACCGGCAAGGATTACGTACTCTTTCCCGCCCTCGGCGGGCGGCGGTGGCGACGGACGCTGAAGGCGAACCTCGCCGCCAACCTACTGCGAAACCTGTGGGCCTACGTCGTGATCTTCTGCGGACACTTCCCGGACGGCGCAGAGAAGTTCACCCCCGCCGAACTGGAAAACGAGACCCGGGCGGAATGGTATCTACGTCAGATGCTCGGCACCGCCAACTTCCGAGCCGGCGCGGTGCTGGCCTTCCTCAGCGGCAACCTCTGCTACCAGATCGAGCACCACCTGTTCCCCGACCTCCCCAGCAACCGCTACCCGGAAATCGCGACACGGGTCCGCGCACTGTGCGAGAAGTACGATCTGCCCTACACCACGGGTTCGCTTGCCAAGCAATATCTTTTGACCCTGCGCACCATCCACAAGTTGGCCCTCCCGGACCGGTTTCTGTCCGCCACCGCCGACGATGCTCCCGAGACCGCGTCCGAACTGAAATTCCGCACAGCATCCACCACGCCCACCGACGGAGCCACCGGACGTCGAACGGGCCTCCGCACCGCCCTGCGCGCGCACCAGCGTTGACTCCGCGGGCATTTCGCCGTCATGAACGAAATCGACCGAGTCGGGGTGGTCGAAGATACCGGCGGTCCTTCTCCGTCGTGCCGCCCCAGACGCCGAATTGCTCACCGGTGATCAATGCGTGATTTCGGCACTCGGTCAGCACCGGGCAGGGCTCGCAGACATGCTTTGCGGCTCGTTCTCGCCGAATGCGTGCACCCTGCCCTTCGCCCTCGCACGGGAAGAAGAGCTCTGTGTCCATGGACCGGCAACGCGCGTGCATCCGCCAATCCCAGTCCGACGCGGAGGGCGCGATCGGCTGGAGTTCGATCCTGTGCTGAGACATCCTGCTCGCCTCTTTCGTGAGAAACGGTGTTCGCTCGACGCGAGGTCGTGGTGACCGCTCGGACCACTTCCGTCCCTTCGGTATGTGAAGGGTCTGTACATACGGCCATTAGATCGGTCGATGCCTCTCATCGGATTCTGCGCTCTCGACCAGCAGAGATGGTACCGATCAGGACTAGATCGTGGCACCGAATGCGCGCCGATGTCAACGCGAAGGCTTGACTCGGAAGTACAAATTGGAGAATATGGCCGTACAAATGTTGTGCGAGTGCGAGGTGGAGTGATGGGCAAGCTGAACGAGGAAGAGGCGTACCTGGTCGAGACGGTGCGCGCCTTCGTCGACCGCGACGTGAAGCCGACGGTGCAGGCGGTGGAGCACGCCAACGAGTACCCCGAGAAGTGGATCGAGCAGATGAAGCAGATCGGGATCTACGGTCTGGCGGTCCCGGAGGAGTACGGCGGATCACCGGTGTCGATGCCCTGTTATGCGCAGGTGACCCAGGAACTGGCCCGCGGGTGGATGAGCCTGGCCGGGGCGATGGGTGGGCACACCGTCGTGGCGAAGCTGCTGTCGCTGTACGGCACCGAGGAGCAGAAGCGGCAGTATCTGCCGCAGATGGCGACCGGCGAGATCCGGGCCACGATGGCGCTGACCGAGCCCGGCGGCGGGTCGGATCTGCAGGCGATGTCCACCAACGCCAAGACCGACGGCGACGATCTGGTGATCTCCGGTTCGAAGACGTGGATCTCCAACGCCCGCCGGTCCGGGCTGATCGCGCTGCTGTGCAAGACCGACCCGGGCGCGTCCCCCAAGCACAAGGGCATTTCGATCGTCCTGGTCGAGCACGGTCCCGGCCTGACGGTGTCGCGGGATCTGCCCAAGCTCGGCTACAAGGGCGTCGAAACCTGTGAGCTGTCGTTCGACAACTACCGGATCTCGTCGGACGCGGTCCTGGGTGGCACCCCGGGCAAGGGGTTCGCGCAGATGATGAAGGGCCTCGAGACCGGCCGCATCCAGGTGGCCTGCCGGGCCCTGGGTGTGGCGACGGCGGCGCTCGAGGACTCTTTGGCGTATGCGCAGCAGCGGGAGAGCTTCGGCAAGCCGATCTGGAAGCATCAGTCGATCGGCAACTACCTGGCGGACATGGCGACCAAGCTGACCGCGGCCCGGCAGCTGACCTGGCACGCGGCCGAGCAGTACGACAGCGGTGATCGGTGCGATATGGAGGCCGGGATGGCGAAGCTGTACGCGTCCGAGGTGGCGATGGACATCGCCCTGAACGCGGTGCGCATCCACGGCGGCTACGGCTATTCCACCGAGTACGACGTCGAGCGGTACTTCCGGGACGCCCCGTTGATGATCGTCGGCGAGGGCACCAACGAGATCCAACGCAACGTCATCGTCTCGCAACTCGTATCGCGCGGAGGGCTCTGATTCGCGCGCGACTAGTTGTCCGGCTTCCAGTGAGCGGACGGCCACTCACCGTGCTCGACGGCGTCGCGCATCTGGCGGACGAGCAGATCGGCCACCGCGTGCACGGCAGGCGGGATCCGGGGGGTGCTCGGTAACGCGAGCACGACGGTGCGTTCGACCGCCGGGGAATGGAGCGGCGCCGCACTGAGAACGCCGCCGGCGACATCACCGGCAACGGCGATGCCCGGCAGGATCGTCCAGCCGTGACCGGCTCGCACGAGTCTCTTCTGAATGCTCACCTCGTTGGTTTCGACGACGATGTTCAGACCGATGTCGAGTCTCGCGCACGCCTCCGCTACCAACGTCCGAATTCCGTGGGGCGCACTGGGCATCACGACCGGGTGGGTCGCCACTTCCTCGAGGGTGACCGGTCGTCCGGTGTCGAGCCCGCCGTCGGCCGGGGCAACCGCCCACAGGTTTTCGGCGAGCAATGCTCGCACGTTGAGCGAAGACGTGGATTTCAGGTTGTAGAGCAGGCCGAGGTCGATGTCACCGGCATCGAGCCACTGCCGCACGTGTCCGGCGTACCCGGACACTATTCGCAACCGGACCGCCGGATGTTTCTGCAACACGGCCGCGACGAGTCGTTCGGCGAGCAGTTCGGAGGTGGAGGAAAGAAGCCCGACCGTCACGATCCCTTGCAGCACTCCCGGATTCGGGCGGATCTCGGCGCGCGCCCGCTCGAGTTCGGACAGCACCCTCCGGGCGCGCTCGAGCATGAGCCGGCCGGAGTCCGTCAATTCCATTCCCGCACGGCTGCGTTCGAACAGGGGAACACCCAGTTCCTGTTCGAGCGTGTGAATTTGGCGTGTCACCGCCGGCTGAACCAAGTGGAGTAGCCCGGCTGCGCGGGTCACGCTCCCGGCGTCCGCCACCGCAACGAGTGCGGTCAACTGCTTGACGTCCACCGGACGACCACCTTCCCGAGCTACTCGCCGTCCCGCACCATCAGCAGGCGATATGCAAGAGCGACATCGATCACAACGAAGAATAGCAATGGTCAAACAGACGAGAAAGCCGGCTGCCATGAGCCAGGAGGGCATGTCAGCGGCGAAGGTCGGCATCGCCATGCCCGGGTCCGGTAACTAACGCGCCTCGACCCCACTCGCGGACGCAGGCTTACCTTTCGGCGAGGAAGCCGATCGCCGCGGCGCCCGCGGCAGTGCGCTCCTCTTCGAAGTACGCGTGCCGTGCGCCCGGGAGCAAGTGCACGCGGGAGTTCGGGATCCGTTCGGCGAGCAGGGGTGCGTTGTCGGCCGGGGACAGAAGGTCGTCGGTCCCGTGCAGGACGAGGGTCGGTGCACTGATCGACGGCAGCGCATCCCACGCGTCATGACCGTTGCTGGCCCGCAAGTGGGCGAGCTTGGCGTGCGCGGGCATGCCCGGGTCCCCGAGGGTGTTGTAGGGTCCGGGATTTCGACTGAGCCACTCAGGCGTGTACATCAACTCCAGCAGGGCGCGGCGCGACCGGTCGGGGTCGGATTGCGCCAGGCTCGCGCGGACTTCCCGGCTGCGCTCCACCGCGTGCGTTCCGCCTGGTGAGGTGCAGCCGAGGATCAGGGCGCGGACACGCTCCGGGTGACGCACGGCGACCCATTGCGCCACCCGGCCTCCCATCGACGTGCCGTAGACGTGCGCCCTCCCGACGCCGAGGGAGTCCAGCACGCTGATCACGTCGTCGGCGAACAGTATTGTGCTGTAGGCGGTCTCGGGCTTGTCGCTTGCTCCGGTGCCGCGGTAGTCCACTGTGATGGTGCGGAAGTGCGTGTCGAAGTCCGCGCGAACACGATCCCACCAGTGGTGGGTGTTGGCCTGACCGGCGAGCAGCAGCAGCGGCGGTCCTTCGCCGCTGACCTGGTACGCGATTCGAGTTCCATCGGACGCCACTGCGTGGGGCACTGCCGAGCCTCAGATCGAGTCGGCAGTACGCAGTTCAGAGATCGCCGCGTTGGTGTAACCGAGCTCCCCCAGGATGGCATCGGTGTGCGCACCCAGAGCGGGAACCGGATCGAATCGAGGCTCCACACCGCTGAGGTTCGCCGGCGGCAGCAGCGCTCGCACCGGACCACCCGGGGTGTCCACCTCACGCCAGCGGTCACGTCCGGCCAGGGACGGGTGGGACAGAAAATCCGAGACGGAGCCCAGCCGTCCGTTGGCGATCGACACCTTGTCGAGTAGCGCTAGGGCGTCGTCCGTGTTGAGCAGACGCGTCCGCGCGGAGATCAGAGCGTTGCATTCCTCACGGTGCGCCACCCGCGCGGAGTTGCGGCAGAAACGTGGGTCGGTGGCGATCGACTCGTCGCCGAGCACCTCCGAGCAGAACGCGGACCATTCGCGGTCGTTCTGGATCGACAGCAGGACAGTGCCGTCAGCGGTGGGGAACGGGCCGTACGGGGCGATCGTCGCGTGTTCCGATCCGACCCGGTTCGGCTGCGTGCCACCGTATTCGGTGTAGTAGGCGGGCGATCCCATCCATTCGCCGAGCGCCTCGAAAAGAGCGACCTCCACCGCGCGGGCGGTACCGGTGGTTGCGCGCGTGTACAGCGCGGACAGGATCCCGCTGTAGGCGTACATGCCGGCCGCGATGTCGGCGATCGACACACCGACCTTGGAAGGGCACTCGTCGGGGCCGGTGAGCGACATCAGGCCGGATTCGCCCTGGACCAGCATGTCGTAGGCCTTGCGATCGGACCAGGGACCGGTGTTGCCGTAGCCGGACACGTCGCACGGAATCAGCGCGGGATACCGCTGCTGGAGAGACGGGGCGTCGAGGTTCATCCGGGATGCGGCGCCGGGCGCAAGGTTCTGCACGAAGACATCCGCTGTGGACAACAGCTTTTCGAGGATGTCGCGGCCCTCGTCGGACTTCAGGTCCAGCGTCAGCGACTCCTTGGAACGGTTGAGCCAGACGAAGTAGCTCGATTCGCCGTGCACGGTCTCGTCGTAACGCCGCGCGAAGTCGCCGGCGTCGGGACGTTCCACTTTGATGACGCGGGCACCGAGGTCGGCCAGTTGCCGGGTCGCGAAGGGTGCAGCAACTGCTTGTTCGATGCTCACGACTGTGATCCCCGCGAGCGGTAGGGCGGTCTGCGATGCCATGGAGCCAGCCTTCCTCGAAATGTACGGCCATTTTGCCTTTATGTACGCGCCACCGTCAATCGGGTGGGGGTCAGGTTTTACACGTACTTGAGGTTGCCGGCCGTACCCGGCCGCCTTCTAACCGTGGTGACGGCGGTACGCCTCGACAGCCCCCGGATGGCGAGGGACGCCGGCTGTCTGGATCAGTGATCGGGCGTCGAGGAACTGTGCGCCGACGGTATCGGCGGGGATCAGGTCCTGGGCTCGATCGATGAGAAGGTCGACGAGGGCACCGGCCACGGCGTCGGGCAGCTGCGGCGACGCGACGAGCAGGCTGGGAACCCCCACCGTCGCGGTCTCGGCAGTGTCACCGTACGTCCGGGCGGGGACCGAAACCGGTTCGTACATGGGCCCGTAGATCCTGCGCATCTCGACGTACTCGGCAGACAGGTCGAGTAGCCGGATCCCGCCGTCCGGACCGTGCCCGGGCCGAGGCATCGCCGCCGGGGTGGGTACGCCACCGGCCCACAGTGCGGCGGCGACCGTACCGTCGCGCAGGGAGTCGAGGACGGTGGTGAGTGACACCGGGCGCACCGTCACGTCGTCGACGGTCAGTCCGCTCGCCTCGAGGACCCGCCTTCCGGTTTGTGCGGTTCCGGAGCCGGGAGAGCCGAGACTGATCGCCTGGCCGCGAAGATCTTTCATCGAGTGAAAGGGTGAGCGCGCGGGCACCGCGCACTGGAGATAGTTCTCGTACACCCGGCCGATGGCCAGCATCGGAGTGGCCGACTCGACAGCGGAGTCGGCCAGCGTCAGCCCGATGAGTACCTCACCGGAGGCCAGCAGCGACAGGTTCTCCAGGGAACCGGTGGTGTAGCGCACCGTCAACCGGAGATCCCCACCCGAGGGGGGCGGAACGTCCGCAAGCAACTCGGCGAACTCGGACTGGAATCCGTCGCGCTCCCCGGACGCGATTTCGTACGTCCCCGTGGGCTGGGCACGAGCGCATCCCGACAGTGCGACCGCTACGGCCACACCGCCGATGAACTGTCGCCGGCTAATCATCGTCCAGCTTCTCCACGTGCGGTTCGAGCCACAAGCGTACGCGCAGACCGCCGGCGGGGGCCTCGTCGATGACGAGACGACCGCCGTAGGCCGCGGTGACGACCTCGACGATGGACAGGCCGAGTCCCGTTCCGGCCTGGTCGCTGGCCCGGAAGAAGCGGTCGGTGAGCTTGTCGCGCAGCTCTTCCGGGACTCCCGGACCGTCGTCTGCCACCCACACGCACACCGGAGAGCGGCCCGGTGCCGGCTCCACGACGACGCCGATCTCGACGGTGGGGTGCGGGCCCGCGTACCGGGATGCGTTGTCGATCAGCACATCGAGCACCTGGGACAGATCGTTCTCGGCGATCGCGACCGGAACACGGTCGACGTCGGGGGCTGCGACGGTGACCAGACGCGCACCACGTTCGCGGGCCGTCACCG
This genomic interval carries:
- a CDS encoding pyridoxamine 5'-phosphate oxidase family protein; this encodes MRETREELDELQTLLDASLSRSTAHLRSIINTGSTLTAEQLTQVVTGMCTLALSTVTAKGEPRISGVDGHFLHGKWHFGTARGAAKARHLAARPAVSAAHLRGEDLGVFTHGTVEILNPEEGEPAADWPDLLAYFKGFYGEDFFDWDNDVVYYRLHPQWMTVYAADIAKLTAASRS
- a CDS encoding MSMEG_0565 family glycosyltransferase, giving the protein MRIALLTYSTKPRGGVVHTLALAEALARQGADVTVWTLGRHGDAAFFRPVDPTVAVRVVPFAHVDDETVGERILRSIETMRAAFTPEAYDIVHAQDCISANAVGRCVRTIHHLDQFTTPALAACHERAIVDPYARICVSAAVAADVSAGWGLECAVIPNGVDAARFEEAREDADRRRRWAGELGDYVLAVGGIEPRKGSIDLVEAYALLVKERPELRLVFAGGETLFDYRGYRAEFDRRAAELGVTPTILGTIDDAELPSLVAQARSFAFLSTKEGFGLAAMEALAAGVPVVARDLPVLREVFRGTVRYASTHEEMARALTEPADGSSLDAGRAFARSHRWDDVAQKHLEFYREVAVHR
- a CDS encoding WhiB family transcriptional regulator, with amino-acid sequence MSQHRIELQPIAPSASDWDWRMHARCRSMDTELFFPCEGEGQGARIRRERAAKHVCEPCPVLTECRNHALITGEQFGVWGGTTEKDRRYLRPPRLGRFRS
- a CDS encoding CG0192-related protein; the protein is MALIHHAQLSPSKAEMLGDWVPRQPWIGSADASSVEVVGAYRFDDPAGDVGIETHLVRTADGRVVQVPVTYRGAPMAGAEASLITTMQHSVLGERWVYDACVDPVYAGALATAILTGGTEAELQFATPGERREVTTRVSGSGSVGSPVPVIDAVTCVNEGTATVITTDQIGVRVFRVIDPDRVAPVGSHTLEGTWPGRGAPALLAIAHPTADDEV
- a CDS encoding CsbD family protein translates to MSIGKKLRHKAETAEGSAKKTVGKALGNERMEAEGRAQEAKGKAKQAGDQIKQAGQKIKKIFTR
- a CDS encoding TetR/AcrR family transcriptional regulator C-terminal domain-containing protein yields the protein MAKMPERRSIHSDGGPMTRERILACALEIIDRDGIDGLSMRRLGKALGRDPMTLYRHAPNKAALLDGVAERVLEELEVDTDDGDWATQLREVARGFRRLALTHPQVVPLLVTRPLSTPLGLRPLGTLRPLEDILTLLTKAGFTDADALHVYRALFGFLYGHVLNELQELVERPDESDDLLRLGLHRLPIGEFPMIRGLAPVLASYDGAAELERGVDILLAGLTATLTQPESPPSR
- a CDS encoding Lrp/AsnC family transcriptional regulator, coding for MDDIDHAILDHLRNDSSLTNTELADLVGLTPSPCLRRVKKLEADGVITGYRAIVSQEALDRGFQVIVTAEIGVNDQATIEQFESRVAAFDEVIECRRLFGIPDYFIRVAVRDLATYENFMATKLSGLPAVSRVTSLITMKTIKSAD
- a CDS encoding fatty acid desaturase family protein; amino-acid sequence: MAISDIKEYAHLSAEDVEALRTELDAIRRDITDSLGERDATYIRRTIAFQRGLDAAARLVIHASRTRVGWALGTTALAVAKSVENMEIGHNVSHGQWDWMNDPEIHSSTWEWDMAGLSSQWQYSHNYRHHVFSNVIGMDDDLGFGVIRITRDQPWKPDNLLQPLRNLLLAATFEWGIALHGLYSEQERAGTAAEKSGHTRALIGKIARQTGKDYVLFPALGGRRWRRTLKANLAANLLRNLWAYVVIFCGHFPDGAEKFTPAELENETRAEWYLRQMLGTANFRAGAVLAFLSGNLCYQIEHHLFPDLPSNRYPEIATRVRALCEKYDLPYTTGSLAKQYLLTLRTIHKLALPDRFLSATADDAPETASELKFRTASTTPTDGATGRRTGLRTALRAHQR
- a CDS encoding DUF6131 family protein; translated protein: MIILGIILAIVGLVLSVPVLLYIGIALIIIGVVLEVMGMAGHAVAGRRHYY
- a CDS encoding branched-chain amino acid transporter permease, which encodes MPDPGYILAAIAIMAIVTFALRAVPFAIVMPLRSSALVGYLGVYLPAGIMLILVAYSLKSVSVTAPSHGIPELIAVGATAAVHLWRKNAVLSIVLGTGLYVVLMNWVFA
- a CDS encoding AzlC family ABC transporter permease, with the protein product MVIDPVTLSTTAVVDPDPRQSPEWRRALQASLPVGIGLVPLGIALGVLVVQQGLNPWWAMVFTSLIYAGSLEFIAVGMVAAMTPLPYIALTALLVNFRHVFYALSFPLDRVKGRLARFYSMFALTDEAYAMTVTGDRKSMSGRVIVYSQVYLHAYWIGGAMLGATAAQWIPENIVGLDFALTALFVVLSIEAIRAQRGFAVPSMAVMCALIARLVDPEHMLPIAMGAFVGLLVIRYLVTRRKVRTDA